The Desulfobacteraceae bacterium DNA segment CTTTTTCCTGCGGCCGGGGCCGGGAGCAGCATGCGCGCCCCCGCCAGGGCCAGTACCACGGCCATGATGATCAGAAAGGGCTTCACATCGATGCGCAGATTGAAATAGGCCCCGATCGGGGCGGCCAGGCTGGAGGCGATGATCAGTGGGATGGACAGTGAAAAATCCACCATTTTCTTGCGGGAATAGGCGAAGGCGGCGGAACCGGCGGCAACCAGGTTGAGAAACAGCGAGGCCGAGGCAGCTTCGGTTTTCGCCATTCCAAGAATGACGAAAAGCGGCGAGAAGATCAGCCCACCGCCCAGCCCGACCATGGTCAGCACCAGGGAAATCAGGAAAACAGCGCCCATCAGCAATGCGGACATGCCACAGACCCCGCGGGTTGTTCAGGGGAAGGTCATTCGCTGCAGGGGCCGCGATCCCTCGGGGTGCAAGGATGCACTTTCGCGTCGCCATGACATGCCGCGATCTGCTCGGAGCTGCGCTTTTCCGGTTTGCCCTTCAGGCGGGCTGGCTGTTGAAAGCAATTTTGACACATATCGGGCTGTTCCTCATTGAATGGGTTGGCTGGCGCTGTAGATATTCGCCGGCATGGGGCGGTGGAGAGGGAGGCCTCCGCCGCCAGGCGGTTCAATTCCGCGGCAAGGCGGATGAGTGCCGGGCGGTCAACCGTGTAGTGGGTCCAATAGCCGCGTTTCTCCCCCGAGACCAGCCCCGCCTTGCGCAACACCCGCAGGTGCTGCGAGACGGCCGGCTTCGAAACCCCCAGGTGGCGGGCCAGGGCGCCGACACACAGATCGCTGTGGAGAAGTTTGGTCACGATTTGTAGCCGTTTTTCGTCCGCCAGGGCCTTCAGAATCTTGATCGGTGGCATGGCTCAAACCAAATAAGTTTTTTCTTAAAAAGATTAAACGAGGCCCGCCCGGATTGTCAAGCGCGATGCGGGCCTCGGTCGACCGGGGGAGCGGTGCGGGCAGCGTTTGTGGTGCTGACCCGTTGTCCAAGAAATGGGCGTCAGCCCGTTATTTGGGGCGCCCGGGGCAGCACGGTGTCTTGCCGCAGACAGGGATAGCAGTTGTATTTACGGCCCGTTTGATCTATGTTTTTTATTATCAATAACGGCGGACAAGCCATCCGGGCACTTTTTCGCCAGCTTCTGCGTGCGGCAGAGGGCGGGCGGTATTTTTTTCCTGAGCGACCTGCGGCATCGGTGTTCAATACCCACAGGGTCAGAATATCGCTCTGAAAGCCGACGGCAGCCGCATTGACAGCACCTCATGCTGTGACCCCCGCCTCGAATTCCCATGCCGCTGCTTCTCCAAATACGGAGCGGGTCTTGATTTGCAGCACGGTCCGCCGCATCTTCGCAGCCCCCACGTTGTTGGCGCCACCACACCCCCCACCTGAAAGGAGCGCTTGCCCATGGACAGAATCACCTTGGAGAAATTGAAGCACACCTTTCTGACGCCCCAGTCCGACTGGTGCGTGTCCCTGTTCATGCCGACGCACCGGGTCGGACGGGAGACCGAACAGGACACGATTCGTTTCCGCAACCTGCTGCGCGCGGCCGAGGAACAGCTCCAGGACAAGGGCCTGCGCCCTGCCAAAGTCCAGGAAATGCTTAAAAAACCTCAGCGGCTGCTGCTGGACAAGGGCTTCTGGCAGCGGCAGAGCGACGGCCTGGCAGCCTTCTTTTCCGCCGAGGCTTTTCGCTGCTTTCGCCTGCCGCTGGCCTTCGACGAACTGGTTGTCATCTCCAAGCGTTTTCTGGTCAAACCGCTGCTGCCGATCCTGACCAGCGACGGCTTGTTTTACATTCTGGCGCTCAGCCAAAACCAGGTGCGGCTGCTGGAGGGCACACGCCACACGGTGGACGAGGTCGCCCTGGAAGGGGTGCTGCAAAGTCTCGCCGAGGCCTTTCCAGAGGCGCCGGCGGACAAACAACTGCAATTCCACACCGGCACCCCGTCGGGAACCGGAAAGCGTGCGGCGGTTTTCTACGGCCACGAGATCAGTGCCGTCACCAAGGACCGGCTGCTGCGCTGGTTTCGGACCATCGACAAGAACCTGCAGCAGCTGCTCGCGGACCGCCAGGCGCCGCTGGTGTTGGCGGGGGTCGACTATCTTTTCCCAATCTACCGCGAGGCCAACACCTATCCGCATGTGATGGACGGGGGAATCCCGGGAAACCCCGAGGGGTTGCGGCCCGAGGAACTACACGGCCCGGCCTGGGGGATCGTCGAGCCGCTCTTCAGGGGCTCGCGGGAGGCCGCGGCCGCCCGCTTCCAGCAGTTGGCCGGTACCGGGCAGACCACCACCGATCTCAGGGAGGCCCTCCTGGCGGCCCACGGCGGGCGGGTGGAGGTGCTTTTCATTCCCTTCGGGGTTCAGGTCTGGGGCCATTACAGCCCGCAAAACGGCCAGCTGGACCTGCACGATTCGCCCGAAGCCGGCGGCGAGAACCTTCTCGACCTGGCCGCCATCCAGGCCCTGACCAAAGGCGGAACGGTATACGCCGTGGCGCCCCAGGAAGTTCCCGAGCAGGGGCAGCTGGCGGCGATTTTCCGTTATTAGGGCCGGGCCGGCTGGGCAGGGCAATGCCGGCGCCCCGGCCCCACGCGATTCGCCAGGTCCCAAAGCAGGGGTTTTTGCGTGAATCAAAAGCGGCATGGCAATCGGCTGTCTTCGGAAACCAAAGGAACTACCGCTGCCCGTGACGGTGGCGCTTTCTATCGCCACCGATTTTCCCAGTGGCCCAGCGCCCTGACGCTGGCATGTGCCATTTTGATGGTGATGGAAATCTTCAAATGGGTTAAAAGGCGGCAGGATGTTGCGGTTTAACTGGAACTTCTCAACAGGAGGGTCTTCCCGTGGAAAAAATGAAAGTGCAAGATCTCATGGTTCCGGCAGACAAGTTCCCCAAGATATCCGACCAGGCCACCTTCTACGAAGCGCTTGCGGCTTTAGAAACCGCCCAGGAGAAGTTTCTCTCCGGGGAGAGCCCGCAAAGAATCCTGCTGGTGGAGAACCAGGACGGCAAGATCGTCGGGAAAATCTCGCCCATCGATCTCTTCGTCGGTCTGGAGACCAACTACAGCCGGGTGAACGCCGAGGAAACCGTCAACCGCTTCGGGCTGAGCTACGTTTGGAAGTCCATGCAAAAGGATTACAACCTGTGGGAAAACCCCTTCAAGGACCTCTGCCGCAAGGCCAGCGACGTTCAAATCAAGAACTTTCTCAAAACCCCCACCGAAGGCCAGTCGGTCCGCACCCAGGACACCCTGGCCAAATGCTTTCACCTCTTCGTGATGAACCGCCATGACTCGCTTTTCGTCTTTGAGGGCGACGAAATTGTCGGGTTGCTCCGATTTACCGATGTCTACAACAAGGTCTCGCAGACCATGAAGGCATGCGGCCTATAGCACCCGGCCGCCCATCACACTGGCAAGGCTCACGCCCATGAATCTCACCTTTGATCAGGCAGTGGTGTTCGCCATTCTGGCGGCCACCCTGGTGTTGTTTGTCTGGGGCCGCTGGCGCTACGATCTGGTCGCCCTGGCCGCCTTGCTGCTGGTTTTCATCGCCGGCCTGGTGCCGGCCGAGCAGGTTTTCCTTGGGTTCGGACACCCGGCAGTGGTCACCGTGGCCGCCGTCCTGGTGCTCAGCCGCGGCCTGCTCAACGCCGGCGTGGTGGACAGCCTCTCACGCAGCCTGGCGCGGGTGGGCTCCCGCCCGATGTTGCAGGTGGCCACCCTGACGGGCATCGTGGTGCTCTGCTCCGGTTTCATGAACAACGTCGGGGCGCTGGCGCTCATGATGCCCGTAGCGGTATGGATGTCCCGCCAAAGCGGGCGCTCGCCGTCGCTATTGCTCATGCCGCTGGCCTTCGGCTCGCTGATCGGCGGCCTGATCACCCTGATCGGCACCCCGCCCAACATCATCATCGCCATCTACCGGGCCGAAACCGGCGCGCCGGCCTTCGGGATGTTCGACTTCACCCCCGTAGGCCTGGGGGTGGCCGCGGCCGGACTGGTTTTCATCGCGCTGGTGGGCTGGCGGTTGACCCCCCGGCGGGAAGCGCAGAGCGCACCGGATGAACTCTTCGAGATCGAGGATTACATCAGCGAGGTGGTCGTGCCGGAGGGAGCCAAGACCGTCGGCAGGACCATCTTCCACCTCACCTCGGCGATGGAGAAGGAGACCGAGGCGACCGTGGTCGGGCTGATCCGCGGCGAGCGCCACATCGCGGCGCCGGCGTGGTACGAGGTGATTCAGGCCGGCGACATCCTGATGGTGGAGGCCACCCCCGACGATCTGAAGGCCCTGATCGACGGCATGGGGCTGGCGCTGGCCGAGTGCAAGGGCGACTGCAAGGAGATCCTGGGGTCGGACGAGATCCGCCTGATGGAGGCCGTCATCACGGCGGACTCCCCGCTGCCCGGCACCACCGCGGCGAGCCTCCACCTGCGCCGCAATTTCGGGGTCAACCTTTTGGCCATCGCCCGCCGCGGGCGCAGACTGGAGCGCCGCCTGGGCGAGACCCAATTCATCATCGGCGACATCCTCCTCCTGCAGGGCAGCGAGGAAGCCCTGCAGACCACCCTCAAAACCTTCAAGTGTCTCCCGCTGGCCGAGCGCGGCCTGCGGATCGGCCAGCCGCGCCAGGTCTTCCTGGCGCTGGGGATCTTCGGCGGGGCTATGGCGCTCTCGGCCCTGAACCTCCTGCCGGTCCAGGTGGCTTTCATCGCCGCGGCGGTGATCATGGTGGTGACCGGCCTCGTTCCCATGGGGGATATCTACGAGAGCATCGACTGGCCGATCATCGTTCTTTTAGGGGCCATGTTCCCCCTGGGCCACGCCCTTGAAAGCACCGGCGGGGCCGAGCTGATCGCCGCGCAACTTCTGGTGCTCTCGGGCCATTTTCCGCCCATGGCCATCTTGGCGGTCCTCCTGGTGGGCACCATGCTGCTTTCCAACGTCGTCAACAACGCCGCCGCCGCAGTGCTCATGGCCCCCATCGCCATCACCCTGGCCAACGGGATGGCGGTCTCGGTGGACCCCCTGCTGATGGCCGTGGCCGTGGGCTCCTCCTGCGCCTTCCTGACCCCCGTGGGCCACCAGTCCAACGCCCTGGTAATGGCCCCCGGCGGCTACCGCTTCGGCGATTACTGGCGCCTGGGCCTCCCCCTCTCAATCCTGATCACGGTCGTCGCTGTGCCCCTGATCCTCTATTTTTGGCCCATGACCCCGGCCCGGCCTCTGCCGTGAGCGGCCCTGGTGCCGGGCAATAGGAAGAGGCCCGCGCCAACGCCGCAGGCCCCGCGAAAAGACGGCCCCGGTTGTTCGGAAACTATAAAGCTTTCCCTCTGTCTTGGAAACTCGCAAGGCGTGGCGATACGCTCGTCTATGCATCCCGGCTGAGACAGCAAGCAAGCTCGACAGGTTAATGACTGAAACGCACGGCGATGAATACCAACCAATGGAAAGTTGCTAATCTTTCATAATAAGAATTCCCCCAAACAAAGTCATACACTTGAGGGTCAATTCAACGGCCATTCCCGCAAATGATCACGAGGGTTCGGCAAGGGTAAGCAAATGCAAGAACAGGCCAAATCGATATCGGATCTTATAAAAAAATTTCCCCGTGCAAATCTCCTCCAAGCGCCGGC contains these protein-coding regions:
- a CDS encoding metalloregulator ArsR/SmtB family transcription factor; protein product: MPPIKILKALADEKRLQIVTKLLHSDLCVGALARHLGVSKPAVSQHLRVLRKAGLVSGEKRGYWTHYTVDRPALIRLAAELNRLAAEASLSTAPCRRISTAPANPFNEEQPDMCQNCFQQPARLKGKPEKRSSEQIAACHGDAKVHPCTPRDRGPCSE
- a CDS encoding SLC13 family permease, with translation MNLTFDQAVVFAILAATLVLFVWGRWRYDLVALAALLLVFIAGLVPAEQVFLGFGHPAVVTVAAVLVLSRGLLNAGVVDSLSRSLARVGSRPMLQVATLTGIVVLCSGFMNNVGALALMMPVAVWMSRQSGRSPSLLLMPLAFGSLIGGLITLIGTPPNIIIAIYRAETGAPAFGMFDFTPVGLGVAAAGLVFIALVGWRLTPRREAQSAPDELFEIEDYISEVVVPEGAKTVGRTIFHLTSAMEKETEATVVGLIRGERHIAAPAWYEVIQAGDILMVEATPDDLKALIDGMGLALAECKGDCKEILGSDEIRLMEAVITADSPLPGTTAASLHLRRNFGVNLLAIARRGRRLERRLGETQFIIGDILLLQGSEEALQTTLKTFKCLPLAERGLRIGQPRQVFLALGIFGGAMALSALNLLPVQVAFIAAAVIMVVTGLVPMGDIYESIDWPIIVLLGAMFPLGHALESTGGAELIAAQLLVLSGHFPPMAILAVLLVGTMLLSNVVNNAAAAVLMAPIAITLANGMAVSVDPLLMAVAVGSSCAFLTPVGHQSNALVMAPGGYRFGDYWRLGLPLSILITVVAVPLILYFWPMTPARPLP